The region TACAAGAAGAAGGGCGACCCGATCCTGATCGAGGGTCGCCTGCAGTACCGGACCTGGGAGGCCCAGGACGGCACGCGGCGCTCGAAGGTGGACATCGTGGCGGACAACGTCCAGTTCCTCGGGCGCGGCGGAGACCCGGGCGAGGGGGGTGGCTCCTCCGGCGGCCAGGGCCGGCGCGGGCGCGGCGCCGGCGACGAGGTGGACATCAACGAGTCGGACTTCGACGACATCCCCTTCTAGAGGGACGAGAGGAAGCCAGCCGCCGCCCCGAGCTCCGCGG is a window of Rubrobacter xylanophilus DSM 9941 DNA encoding:
- a CDS encoding single-stranded DNA-binding protein, with the translated sequence MVSFNRVILAGNLTRDPELRFTSDGVPVCSFGIAVNRVRSRNEEVDFFDVSAWRELGETIANYKKKGDPILIEGRLQYRTWEAQDGTRRSKVDIVADNVQFLGRGGDPGEGGGSSGGQGRRGRGAGDEVDINESDFDDIPF